A single Streptomyces sp. Edi2 DNA region contains:
- a CDS encoding nucleoside deaminase, with amino-acid sequence MEQKELLAEAVRLATESVENGWGGPFGAVLARDGNIVARGQNRVLLTGDPTAHAEVETIRKAIQVLNPEAPSIAVERQNESTLEYVPRPPGSPDPVPERARMLQGTSIYISGAPCPMCMSAIYWSRIEAVYYSCDLEDTAKIGFDDTFQYEDFKRPLDERRIKIEQIYPEMGAQSYAAWTNRPDKHPY; translated from the coding sequence ATGGAACAGAAAGAACTTCTCGCAGAGGCTGTACGGCTCGCCACGGAATCCGTGGAGAACGGCTGGGGCGGCCCGTTCGGCGCGGTGCTCGCGCGGGACGGGAACATCGTCGCCCGCGGGCAGAACCGCGTGCTGCTGACCGGCGACCCCACCGCGCACGCCGAGGTGGAGACGATCCGCAAGGCCATACAGGTCCTCAACCCCGAAGCTCCGAGCATCGCCGTGGAGCGTCAGAACGAGAGCACGCTGGAGTACGTCCCGCGGCCCCCCGGGTCACCGGACCCGGTCCCCGAGCGGGCCCGGATGCTCCAGGGCACTTCGATCTACATCAGCGGCGCGCCCTGCCCCATGTGCATGAGCGCCATCTACTGGTCGCGGATCGAGGCGGTCTACTACAGCTGCGACCTCGAGGACACCGCGAAGATCGGCTTCGACGACACGTTCCAGTACGAGGACTTCAAGAGGCCGCTCGACGAGCGCAGGATCAAGATCGAGCAGATCTACCCCGAGATGGGCGCCCAGTCGTACGCGGCCTGGACGAACCGGCCGGACAAGCACCCGTACTGA
- a CDS encoding histone deacetylase → MIRPPRLEALDHSPEAVRRLTPVHRLWYAAYGSNMHAERLACYLAGGQPLGGLRTYPGCRDPRPPARTAPVMLPGLLFFATESQVWTGGSAFYEPGPGPHPGSAPDPGTGTGPAPAADAAGRGTGGTTGRGPGVAADQLHPGGAELPAQAYLLTLSQFSDIAAQEMHREPGQDLDLTKALTRGRARTGPGRYETLVCAGLLDGYPVLAFTSPWSSQEIALNPPSAAYLRHIAAGIVASHGWSPRRTAEYLAGCPGAEGHWTAAAIAALLGDPR, encoded by the coding sequence GTGATCAGGCCCCCACGCCTCGAAGCCCTCGACCACTCCCCCGAAGCCGTCCGCCGCCTCACCCCCGTCCACCGCCTCTGGTACGCCGCATACGGCTCCAACATGCATGCCGAGCGGCTGGCCTGCTATCTGGCCGGCGGGCAGCCCCTTGGCGGGCTGCGCACCTACCCGGGCTGCCGGGACCCCCGCCCGCCCGCGCGTACGGCGCCGGTCATGCTGCCCGGCCTGCTGTTCTTCGCCACGGAATCGCAGGTATGGACCGGCGGCAGCGCCTTCTACGAACCCGGCCCTGGCCCCCATCCCGGCTCCGCCCCCGACCCCGGCACCGGCACCGGCCCCGCACCTGCCGCGGACGCGGCCGGCCGGGGGACCGGTGGAACAACCGGCCGAGGGCCCGGCGTCGCAGCCGACCAGTTGCACCCCGGTGGCGCCGAACTGCCCGCCCAGGCGTATCTGCTGACGCTGTCCCAGTTCTCCGACATCGCCGCTCAGGAGATGCACCGGGAACCCGGCCAGGATCTCGACCTGACGAAGGCCCTGACCCGCGGCCGGGCCCGGACCGGACCCGGCCGGTACGAAACCCTGGTGTGTGCCGGACTGCTGGACGGTTACCCGGTACTGGCCTTCACCTCCCCTTGGAGCAGCCAGGAAATCGCCCTGAACCCGCCCTCGGCGGCCTACCTGCGGCACATCGCGGCCGGCATCGTCGCCTCCCACGGATGGAGCCCCCGCCGGACCGCCGAGTACCTCGCCGGCTGCCCGGGAGCCGAAGGGCACTGGACGGCCGCGGCGATCGCGGCGCTGCTCGGCGACCCGCGGTGA
- a CDS encoding dihydrofolate reductase family protein — MRKIILSMSVSLDGFIERPDRQIDWHQVDDELHRHLNEQLRQMGAFMSGRVTHELMADFWPTADADPSTTGPMAEFAGIWRDTPKIVFSRTLERADWNTTIMREVVPEEIKALKAQPGGDLALGGADLAAAFMAHDLIDEYHVYVHPVLIGRGKPLFPATDATTFLRLAGTRAFGNGVVLLHYRRAEAPATE; from the coding sequence ATGAGAAAGATCATCTTGTCGATGTCGGTGTCCCTGGACGGCTTCATCGAGCGCCCTGACCGCCAGATCGACTGGCATCAGGTCGACGACGAGCTCCACCGTCACCTCAACGAGCAGCTACGGCAGATGGGCGCCTTCATGAGCGGCCGGGTCACCCACGAACTCATGGCGGACTTCTGGCCCACCGCGGACGCCGACCCCTCAACCACCGGCCCCATGGCCGAATTTGCCGGGATCTGGCGGGACACACCCAAGATCGTGTTCTCCCGGACCCTGGAACGGGCCGACTGGAACACCACCATCATGCGCGAGGTCGTCCCCGAGGAGATCAAGGCGCTCAAGGCGCAGCCGGGCGGAGACCTGGCGCTCGGTGGCGCCGATCTCGCCGCGGCGTTCATGGCCCACGACCTGATCGACGAGTACCACGTCTACGTCCATCCGGTCCTCATCGGCCGGGGCAAACCCCTCTTCCCGGCCACGGACGCCACCACCTTTCTGCGGCTCGCCGGGACCCGGGCCTTCGGCAACGGCGTCGTCCTCCTCCACTACCGGCGCGCCGAGGCCCCGGCCACGGAATGA
- a CDS encoding HAD-IIA family hydrolase has protein sequence MKGIGAVLIDIDGVLTVSWKALPGAVAAMERLRAAGLPLVLITNTTSRTRAAVAGRLAEEGFPVGADDILTAPAVTAAYLRTHHPHAHCRLINSGEVGADLAGVTLVGEGAGGAGGEAPEVIVFGGAGEAFSYPALNSAFRQLQRGARLVAMHRNLYWRTADGLDLDTGAFLPGLERAAGVEATVTGKPAEAFFATALAHVGAPAAEALMVGDDIESDVLAAQRCGITGVLVRTGKYLPETHRAADGTPDHVLDSFADLPGLLGLA, from the coding sequence ATGAAGGGAATCGGAGCGGTCCTGATCGATATCGACGGCGTGCTCACCGTGTCCTGGAAGGCGCTGCCCGGCGCGGTGGCGGCGATGGAGCGGCTGCGCGCCGCGGGACTCCCGCTGGTGCTGATCACCAACACCACCTCGCGGACCCGTGCCGCGGTCGCCGGGCGGCTGGCCGAAGAGGGATTTCCTGTCGGTGCCGACGACATTCTGACCGCGCCCGCCGTCACGGCGGCCTACCTGCGCACACACCATCCGCACGCCCACTGCCGGCTGATCAACAGCGGTGAGGTCGGGGCGGATCTGGCCGGCGTGACGCTCGTGGGGGAGGGGGCCGGTGGCGCGGGCGGGGAGGCACCGGAGGTGATCGTGTTCGGTGGCGCGGGCGAGGCTTTCAGCTACCCGGCTCTCAACAGCGCGTTCCGGCAGCTGCAACGGGGGGCCCGGCTGGTTGCCATGCACCGCAATCTGTACTGGCGTACGGCGGACGGACTCGACCTGGACACCGGGGCCTTCCTGCCGGGGCTGGAACGGGCGGCGGGGGTTGAGGCAACGGTCACCGGCAAACCGGCCGAGGCCTTCTTCGCCACCGCCCTGGCGCACGTCGGTGCTCCGGCCGCGGAAGCGCTGATGGTGGGTGACGACATCGAGTCCGATGTGCTGGCGGCCCAGCGCTGCGGGATCACCGGTGTGCTCGTCAGGACCGGCAAGTATCTGCCGGAGACGCACCGGGCGGCCGACGGCACGCCTGACCATGTGCTCGATTCCTTCGCCGATCTGCCCGGTCTGCTGGGTCTGGCGTGA
- a CDS encoding phosphoribosyltransferase family protein, whose product MLFTDRADAGHRLAESLGHLQGEEPVVLGLPRGGVPVAFEVARALGAPLDVIVVRKLGVPYQRELGFGAIGEGGVRVISDDIVRRGRLDQADLVSVEHAEAAELTRQAERFRAGRQRLDLAGRTAIVVDDGIATGATAAAACEVVRAQGAARVVLAVPVAPPDAAERLRGSTDEFVCLSTPFAFSAVGEWYQDFSQTPDDEVVSLLAQASSAQSAAGPESAAGAPDGTTGARTAADTAVAEETDVAGETDVAEEVAIDAAGVRLTGDLTVPAGALAVVMFAHGSGSSRHSPRNRLVAAALNEAGLGTLLFDLLTPAEEAHRSNVFDTETLAERLADATGWLRGRFAGPIGYFGASTGAAAALRAAAAPDADIGAVVSRGGRPDLAGPLLPAVRAPTLLIVGGNDPLVIDLNREAEAALRAETRLEIVPGATHLFEERGALQQVADLARDWFVSHLAAPARP is encoded by the coding sequence GTGCTGTTCACTGACCGTGCGGATGCGGGGCACCGCCTCGCCGAATCGCTGGGGCACCTGCAGGGGGAAGAGCCCGTCGTGCTGGGTCTGCCGCGTGGCGGGGTCCCGGTGGCCTTCGAAGTGGCCCGGGCGCTCGGCGCGCCGCTCGATGTGATCGTGGTCCGCAAGCTGGGGGTCCCCTACCAGCGCGAGCTGGGTTTCGGCGCCATCGGCGAAGGCGGCGTACGGGTGATCAGCGACGACATCGTCCGCCGCGGTCGGCTCGACCAGGCGGACCTGGTGTCCGTGGAGCACGCCGAGGCGGCGGAGCTCACCCGCCAGGCAGAACGCTTCCGCGCCGGGCGGCAACGGCTCGACCTCGCCGGCCGTACGGCGATCGTCGTGGACGACGGGATCGCGACCGGCGCCACCGCGGCCGCCGCATGCGAGGTAGTACGTGCGCAGGGCGCGGCCCGGGTCGTGCTTGCGGTACCCGTGGCGCCACCGGACGCGGCCGAGCGGCTGCGCGGCTCGACCGATGAATTCGTCTGCCTCTCCACCCCGTTCGCCTTCTCCGCCGTCGGCGAGTGGTACCAGGACTTCTCCCAGACCCCGGACGACGAGGTCGTCTCCTTGCTGGCGCAGGCGTCGTCGGCACAGTCCGCGGCCGGGCCCGAGTCGGCTGCCGGTGCCCCTGACGGGACAACAGGTGCGCGGACGGCGGCGGACACGGCTGTAGCGGAGGAAACAGATGTGGCGGGAGAAACGGACGTGGCGGAGGAGGTGGCGATCGACGCCGCCGGCGTCCGGCTCACCGGCGATCTCACCGTGCCGGCCGGAGCCCTGGCGGTGGTGATGTTCGCCCATGGATCGGGCAGCAGCCGGCACAGCCCACGTAACCGCCTGGTCGCAGCCGCCCTCAACGAGGCGGGCCTGGGCACCCTGCTCTTCGATCTGCTCACACCGGCGGAGGAAGCCCACCGGTCGAACGTCTTCGACACCGAAACCCTCGCCGAGCGGCTGGCGGACGCCACCGGGTGGCTGCGCGGCCGCTTTGCCGGCCCGATCGGCTACTTCGGCGCCAGCACCGGGGCCGCGGCGGCACTACGGGCCGCCGCGGCTCCCGACGCGGACATCGGTGCCGTGGTCTCCCGCGGCGGACGCCCCGACCTCGCCGGACCGCTGCTGCCCGCCGTACGGGCGCCGACGCTGCTCATCGTGGGCGGCAACGACCCGCTGGTCATCGACCTCAACCGCGAGGCCGAGGCGGCGCTGCGCGCGGAGACCCGCCTGGAGATCGTTCCCGGCGCCACCCATCTCTTCGAGGAACGCGGGGCCCTCCAGCAGGTCGCCGACCTCGCCCGGGATTGGTTTGTCAGCCACTTGGCGGCACCGGCCCGGCCGTAG
- a CDS encoding putative quinol monooxygenase — MIFIVVRFPVKPEYAEEWPQHVKSFTDATRAEPGNLWFEWSRSIEDPNTYVLVEAFKDDAAEAHVNSDHFRAGIETMRPLLRRTPDIVSTTIEGANGWSAMGEITID; from the coding sequence ATGATCTTTATTGTCGTCAGGTTCCCCGTGAAACCCGAGTACGCCGAAGAGTGGCCGCAGCACGTCAAATCCTTTACCGACGCCACCCGCGCCGAGCCCGGCAACCTGTGGTTCGAATGGTCCCGCAGCATCGAGGACCCGAACACCTATGTGCTGGTCGAGGCATTCAAGGACGACGCTGCCGAAGCGCATGTCAACTCCGACCACTTCCGCGCCGGGATCGAGACGATGCGCCCGCTGCTGCGCCGTACGCCGGACATCGTGAGCACCACCATCGAGGGTGCGAACGGCTGGAGCGCGATGGGTGAAATCACCATCGACTGA
- a CDS encoding DUF899 family protein — MTTTPGNASSSHLPGKPPVVDLPTWQAAREDLLVREKAHTHEGDAIAAARRRLPMVELDGTVEVTGADGAVPFLDLFQGRDELVVYQHMWYDGAPHQGQCEGCTTTAWHMKDAAYLNARGVSFAVLTSGPWDEVAPYVEFMGYAQPWYSVRGVAAPIGGDMGHLICFLRDGDRVFLTYSTTGRGNEPVNGSLGLLDMTPYGRGEAWEDNPEGRPVIGNVREGYPSEGGQACWYWRSDAEGVATWGPTSRPVPQWTRPGATPVTTTISPTPSHTGPALKASTRMPTGVR; from the coding sequence ATGACGACCACTCCCGGCAATGCGAGCAGCAGCCACCTCCCCGGCAAGCCGCCGGTCGTCGACCTGCCCACCTGGCAGGCGGCGCGCGAGGATCTGCTGGTCCGCGAGAAGGCGCACACCCATGAGGGCGACGCGATCGCCGCGGCCCGGCGGCGGCTGCCGATGGTCGAGCTCGACGGCACTGTCGAGGTCACCGGCGCGGACGGGGCGGTCCCGTTCCTCGATCTGTTCCAGGGGCGCGACGAACTCGTGGTCTACCAGCACATGTGGTACGACGGCGCGCCGCACCAGGGGCAGTGCGAGGGCTGCACCACCACGGCCTGGCACATGAAGGACGCCGCCTACCTCAACGCCCGGGGCGTCTCGTTCGCCGTTCTGACCTCTGGCCCATGGGACGAGGTGGCTCCCTACGTCGAGTTCATGGGCTACGCCCAGCCCTGGTACTCGGTACGGGGCGTGGCGGCGCCGATCGGCGGAGACATGGGACACCTCATCTGCTTCCTGCGCGACGGCGACCGCGTGTTCCTGACCTACTCCACGACGGGCCGCGGCAACGAACCGGTCAACGGGTCCCTCGGCCTGCTCGACATGACGCCCTACGGCCGCGGCGAGGCATGGGAGGACAACCCCGAGGGCCGCCCCGTGATCGGCAATGTCCGCGAGGGGTACCCGTCCGAGGGCGGCCAGGCCTGCTGGTACTGGCGCTCGGACGCCGAGGGCGTCGCCACCTGGGGCCCGACCAGCCGCCCCGTACCGCAGTGGACCCGCCCCGGCGCGACCCCCGTGACCACCACGATCAGCCCTACGCCGAGCCATACCGGCCCTGCGTTGAAGGCGAGCACCAGGATGCCCACCGGGGTCAGATAG
- a CDS encoding serine hydrolase domain-containing protein produces MAVPPLNVPALRAAVGDLAHPQLTGCQLRVSGSAGRWYGAAGVADRDTGRAIHERDTFRIGSITKVFVATVVLQLAAEQRLPLETPVQRCLPGLLPAHFPPITVRQLLQHTSGLPDEQEPPYDLSTPESIARHRYDRWTPHQIVARVSHGPMKFTPGTKQEYRGINYVLLALLIEGLTGRPYGLAIARRILRPLGLRHTSVPGHDPHLHGPHVHGYMKMTDGSLLDITAFDQSLAWGEGEMISHTGDLDRFLTALFSGELLPPRQLEQMFTLPPDEVHMLDGSPARFSAGLQTFTINGITLWGKTGERYGYSSALFATRDQQRRVVISFNPTRRDATQAQASRRIAEALTRP; encoded by the coding sequence GTGGCCGTTCCTCCGCTGAACGTGCCGGCGCTGCGGGCCGCCGTCGGTGACCTCGCGCATCCCCAGCTGACCGGCTGCCAGCTGCGGGTCAGCGGCTCTGCCGGGCGGTGGTACGGCGCCGCCGGCGTCGCCGACCGGGACACCGGCCGGGCGATCCATGAGCGGGACACCTTCCGTATCGGCAGTATCACCAAGGTCTTCGTGGCGACGGTGGTGCTGCAGCTCGCCGCCGAACAACGGCTCCCGCTGGAGACCCCGGTCCAGCGGTGTCTCCCGGGTCTGCTCCCGGCGCATTTTCCGCCGATCACGGTGCGGCAGCTGCTGCAGCACACCAGCGGGCTCCCCGACGAGCAGGAGCCGCCCTATGACCTGTCCACCCCGGAGTCGATTGCCCGGCACCGCTACGACCGGTGGACGCCCCACCAGATCGTGGCGAGGGTTTCGCACGGTCCCATGAAGTTCACCCCGGGCACCAAGCAGGAGTACCGCGGCATCAATTACGTCCTTCTGGCACTGCTGATCGAGGGGCTGACGGGGCGCCCCTACGGCTTGGCGATCGCCCGTCGCATTCTGCGCCCGCTGGGCCTGCGGCACACCTCCGTGCCCGGCCACGACCCGCACCTTCACGGCCCCCATGTACACGGCTATATGAAGATGACGGACGGATCCCTGCTGGACATCACCGCGTTCGACCAGTCGCTCGCCTGGGGAGAGGGCGAGATGATCTCCCACACCGGTGATCTGGACCGCTTCCTGACCGCCCTGTTCTCGGGCGAACTCCTGCCGCCCCGTCAGTTGGAGCAGATGTTCACGCTGCCGCCCGACGAGGTGCACATGCTGGACGGCAGCCCCGCACGCTTCTCCGCCGGCCTGCAGACCTTCACGATCAACGGGATCACGCTGTGGGGCAAGACCGGTGAACGGTACGGCTATTCCTCGGCCCTGTTCGCCACCCGCGACCAACAGCGGCGCGTGGTCATCTCGTTCAACCCGACCCGTCGCGACGCCACCCAGGCACAGGCCAGCCGGCGCATAGCCGAGGCGCTCACCAGACCGTGA
- a CDS encoding 4-hydroxybenzoate 3-monooxygenase — protein MSSTPSLPLARTRVVIVGAGPAGLTVANLLRTAGVDCVVLETESRQFIEQRPRAGFMEEWAVQALARHGLADRLLERADTQGEFEFRFDGERHTVHTAELSGRHHYVYPQPLLVTDLVASYVDKAGGEVRFGVREVELHDADGDRPAVSYTDPETGARHRIECDFIAGCDGARGVSRAAIPGGRAVLTRHDHGVAWLALLAEAPPSADGVVFGIHERGFGAHMARSSQVTRYYLQVEPGEDAGNWSHGRVWNELHTRLAAAGAPPLTEGPLIEKVVLDMHDYVVEPMAYGRLYLAGDSAHLVAPIAAKGMNLALHDALLLGEALIAHYQGDDSGLEGYGQACLRRVWQYLEFSQWLSYVLHGASSGDRMKAGTASARLRRLLGSPSAAKAFARLYLGEEADL, from the coding sequence GTGTCCTCCACCCCCTCCCTGCCCCTCGCTCGCACCCGCGTCGTCATCGTCGGGGCCGGGCCCGCCGGGCTCACCGTGGCGAATCTGCTGCGCACCGCCGGAGTCGACTGTGTGGTGCTGGAGACGGAGAGCAGGCAGTTCATCGAGCAGCGGCCGCGCGCCGGGTTCATGGAGGAGTGGGCGGTGCAGGCGCTGGCCCGGCACGGGCTGGCCGACCGGCTGCTCGAACGTGCTGACACCCAGGGGGAGTTCGAGTTCCGCTTCGACGGCGAGCGGCACACCGTACACACGGCGGAGCTGTCGGGACGGCACCACTACGTCTATCCGCAGCCGCTGCTCGTCACCGACCTGGTGGCGTCGTATGTCGACAAGGCGGGCGGTGAGGTGCGCTTCGGCGTACGCGAGGTGGAGTTGCACGATGCCGACGGGGACCGTCCGGCCGTCTCCTACACCGACCCGGAGACCGGCGCCCGGCACCGCATCGAGTGCGACTTCATCGCGGGCTGCGACGGTGCGCGCGGGGTGAGCCGGGCGGCCATACCCGGCGGCCGGGCGGTCCTCACCCGCCATGACCACGGCGTTGCCTGGCTCGCGCTCCTCGCCGAGGCACCGCCGTCCGCCGACGGTGTGGTCTTCGGTATCCATGAGCGCGGATTCGGTGCCCATATGGCCCGTAGTTCCCAGGTCACCCGCTACTACCTCCAGGTCGAGCCCGGTGAGGACGCCGGGAACTGGTCGCACGGCCGGGTGTGGAACGAACTGCACACCCGGCTCGCCGCCGCCGGCGCCCCGCCGCTGACCGAAGGACCGCTGATCGAGAAGGTGGTCCTGGACATGCACGACTACGTGGTGGAGCCGATGGCGTACGGCCGCCTCTACCTGGCGGGTGACTCGGCACACCTGGTGGCGCCGATCGCCGCGAAGGGCATGAACCTGGCGCTCCACGACGCCCTGCTGCTCGGCGAGGCGCTGATCGCGCACTACCAGGGCGACGACAGCGGGCTCGAAGGCTATGGGCAGGCCTGTCTGCGGCGGGTCTGGCAGTACCTGGAGTTCTCGCAGTGGCTCTCCTACGTGCTGCACGGGGCCTCGTCCGGCGATCGCATGAAGGCGGGCACGGCCTCCGCGCGGCTGCGGCGGCTGCTGGGTTCACCGTCCGCGGCGAAGGCGTTCGCCAGGCTGTACCTGGGCGAGGAGGCGGACCTGTAG
- a CDS encoding class F sortase: MSRRSEDSVITVRRRGHRVLGCAIAAALASVLVAGCGGQETASPPPVPAGQPPAKGGDSAQGGDSAQGGATGEGSGSQAAASMPKSVPQRLSIPSLQVSSTLETLGQHKNGAMETPRDPDKAGWYRPGPTPGSQGPAVIAGHVSWNGKPSVFEKLSTMKAGDTIEVARQDGKTAKFTVDRVAQYPKNKFPTVEVYKNIDRAGLRLITCGGQYDQGRHYYPDNVVVFASLTGSA, encoded by the coding sequence ATGAGCCGCCGGAGCGAGGACAGCGTGATCACCGTACGGCGCCGGGGCCACCGCGTCCTCGGCTGCGCGATCGCCGCGGCACTGGCGAGCGTGCTCGTCGCGGGGTGCGGAGGACAGGAGACCGCGTCGCCTCCGCCGGTTCCCGCGGGGCAGCCGCCGGCCAAGGGTGGGGACTCGGCCCAGGGCGGGGACTCGGCCCAGGGCGGGGCGACGGGGGAAGGATCCGGGAGCCAGGCTGCGGCGAGCATGCCGAAGTCCGTTCCGCAACGGCTCTCCATCCCGTCGCTCCAGGTCTCCTCCACGCTGGAGACGCTGGGGCAGCACAAGAACGGGGCCATGGAGACCCCGCGCGACCCCGACAAGGCGGGCTGGTACCGGCCGGGGCCGACGCCCGGCTCCCAGGGGCCGGCCGTGATCGCAGGTCATGTCTCCTGGAACGGCAAGCCGTCGGTCTTCGAGAAGCTGTCGACGATGAAGGCCGGTGACACCATCGAGGTCGCCCGGCAGGACGGGAAGACGGCGAAATTCACCGTGGACCGCGTCGCCCAGTACCCGAAGAACAAGTTCCCCACGGTCGAGGTGTACAAGAACATCGACCGTGCCGGCCTCCGCCTGATCACCTGCGGCGGCCAGTACGACCAGGGCCGGCACTACTACCCCGACAATGTGGTGGTGTTCGCCAGCCTCACGGGCAGCGCGTAG